One window from the genome of Anabaena sphaerica FACHB-251 encodes:
- a CDS encoding metallophosphoesterase family protein yields the protein MKIAVMSCIHGNYEALDAVLLDIEQQKAEKIFCVGDLVGYGPHPNAVVNKIRSLDIPTCAGCWDEDIVEGLNACDCSYPSLLAEKRGIQAHEWTNKEIHPENREFLANLPYSMQWENLAFVHGSPHSNHEYLLPELDAFVALERVLSTGADVLFCGHTHVPYVRTLNAGNLQIRVDSQEKLQEISFTSPIKRIINVGSVGEPRHGRPNATYVIYDNETQEVTLREVAYDYQKTCAAIIEKGLPKIFAWRLANGLEFAERADDPTHVCTR from the coding sequence ATGAAGATAGCTGTAATGTCATGTATTCATGGTAATTATGAAGCCTTAGATGCTGTATTATTAGACATTGAACAGCAAAAGGCAGAAAAAATCTTTTGTGTTGGTGATTTAGTGGGATATGGACCCCATCCCAATGCTGTTGTTAACAAAATTCGCTCTTTAGATATTCCTACCTGTGCTGGTTGTTGGGATGAAGATATAGTAGAAGGTTTGAATGCTTGTGATTGTAGTTATCCTTCATTATTAGCAGAAAAAAGAGGAATCCAAGCTCATGAATGGACTAATAAAGAAATTCATCCAGAAAACCGCGAGTTTTTAGCTAATTTACCCTACAGTATGCAATGGGAAAATTTAGCTTTTGTTCATGGTAGTCCTCATAGTAACCATGAATATTTATTACCCGAACTTGATGCTTTTGTGGCCTTAGAACGGGTACTTTCTACAGGTGCAGATGTGCTGTTTTGTGGACATACTCATGTCCCTTATGTCAGAACTTTAAATGCAGGTAATTTACAGATAAGAGTTGATAGTCAAGAAAAATTACAGGAAATTAGTTTTACATCTCCTATCAAGCGTATTATCAATGTAGGTTCAGTAGGAGAACCGCGACATGGTAGACCTAATGCAACTTATGTAATTTATGACAATGAAACTCAAGAGGTGACATTAAGAGAAGTTGCTTATGATTATCAAAAAACCTGTGCTGCAATTATTGAAAAGGGATTACCAAAAATATTTGCTTGGCGTTTAGCAAATGGTTTAGAATTTGCAGAAAGAGCAGATGATCCTACTCATGTTTGTACAAGATGA
- a CDS encoding GTP-binding protein, with protein sequence MNIPSITVVAGLSGAGKTTWIRQQIRDIKSLEKVIYFSPGTGNVIIDQTCIKTEFPGINCFGDGQEIEFIYQIPEANHVYIELGSYLELSTVSQILDNLNYRAVAILPPHYQNSEYHTWTEETINGAPAEIVKVEKIWRVCTTGQVIDENSLEEFWYEITHGAYGKVIRAKGIFDVNDGRSLYCDFVAGVPQTEFLELDLPRYLEGRPQRFSGLEVAGKNLDEPALKATLSACCLSDSLISQYQQQVKQILLEEQPV encoded by the coding sequence ATGAATATACCAAGTATTACCGTCGTAGCTGGATTATCTGGGGCTGGAAAAACCACCTGGATTCGTCAACAAATCCGAGATATTAAATCTCTTGAAAAAGTAATTTATTTCAGTCCTGGAACGGGGAATGTTATTATTGATCAAACTTGCATAAAAACCGAATTTCCTGGAATTAACTGTTTTGGTGATGGTCAAGAAATTGAATTTATTTATCAAATTCCAGAAGCGAATCATGTTTATATTGAATTAGGTTCTTACCTAGAATTATCAACAGTATCACAAATATTAGATAATCTCAATTATCGTGCTGTGGCTATTTTACCACCCCACTATCAAAACTCAGAATATCATACATGGACTGAAGAAACTATCAATGGCGCACCAGCAGAAATAGTCAAAGTAGAAAAAATCTGGCGCGTGTGTACAACCGGTCAAGTTATTGATGAAAATAGTTTAGAAGAATTTTGGTATGAAATAACTCATGGTGCTTATGGTAAAGTTATCCGCGCTAAGGGAATTTTTGATGTTAATGATGGGCGTTCTCTTTACTGTGATTTTGTCGCAGGTGTTCCCCAAACAGAGTTTTTAGAATTAGATTTACCAAGATATTTAGAAGGTAGACCTCAGCGGTTTAGTGGTTTAGAAGTAGCGGGAAAAAACTTAGATGAACCAGCGTTAAAAGCAACATTATCAGCTTGCTGTTTATCTGACTCCTTGATTTCCCAATATCAACAACAAGTCAAACAAATTTTATTAGAGGAACAACCAGTATGA
- a CDS encoding FAD/NAD(P)-binding protein — MMKTDLAIVGAGPHALTLVAHLLQKRQSIKGKFAVFDPSGTWMSRWKQQFAALEIPHLRSPAVHHPHSNPFALRKFSESRSQELFPPYDLPGTKIFADFCEDVIASYQLQDQVIPLAVTRIKPLLDHLRPQFQLGLSDGQTVTARRVVLATGSGKIHIPDWVNQIKSVYSQDRLSHSHTVDLRKYHSLAGQRVLIVGGGLTSGHLAVGAISRGAKVHLMMRRQLSEKLFDAAPGWLGPKYLKGFFEQNWQQRWMLIQQARNGGSITPAIATQLRKEKHRGNIIIDENCQIVKAEWLSNNWQIECNNGKIYNFDYIWLATGTKFDVTTEPLLQDILAAYPTQIVNGLPVLDTYLRWPGCELFIMGGLAALQVGPTARNLSGARMACEKIVPAIVKPSVAFSPSITEVKAS, encoded by the coding sequence ATGATGAAAACTGACTTAGCAATTGTCGGTGCTGGACCTCATGCACTAACTTTAGTTGCCCATCTGTTGCAAAAACGCCAATCTATTAAAGGTAAATTCGCTGTATTCGATCCTAGTGGTACATGGATGAGTCGGTGGAAACAGCAATTTGCAGCTTTAGAAATTCCCCATTTGCGATCCCCAGCTGTTCATCATCCCCACTCTAACCCCTTCGCTTTAAGGAAATTTTCTGAATCTCGTTCTCAGGAACTTTTTCCCCCCTATGACTTACCTGGAACTAAAATATTTGCGGATTTTTGCGAGGATGTTATAGCATCCTATCAGTTACAGGATCAGGTCATTCCTTTAGCTGTAACCAGGATTAAACCCCTTTTAGATCATTTACGTCCTCAATTTCAATTAGGGCTGTCAGATGGACAAACGGTAACTGCACGGCGGGTAGTGTTAGCAACCGGTAGCGGTAAAATACACATCCCTGATTGGGTGAATCAGATTAAATCAGTGTATTCTCAAGATAGACTCAGCCATTCTCACACTGTAGATTTACGGAAATATCACAGTTTAGCAGGTCAAAGAGTTTTAATAGTCGGTGGTGGTTTAACCAGTGGACATTTAGCCGTCGGTGCAATTTCCCGTGGTGCAAAAGTTCACTTAATGATGCGCCGACAATTATCAGAAAAGCTATTTGACGCTGCACCGGGTTGGTTAGGTCCCAAATATCTGAAAGGATTTTTTGAGCAAAATTGGCAACAACGGTGGATGCTAATTCAACAAGCTAGAAATGGTGGTTCTATCACACCTGCGATCGCTACACAATTACGCAAAGAAAAGCATCGTGGTAATATCATAATTGATGAAAACTGTCAAATAGTCAAAGCCGAATGGTTAAGTAATAACTGGCAGATAGAATGTAATAACGGCAAGATTTACAACTTTGATTATATTTGGTTAGCCACAGGTACTAAATTCGATGTCACCACAGAACCCTTATTACAGGACATTTTAGCCGCCTATCCCACCCAAATAGTTAACGGTTTACCTGTTTTAGATACTTATCTGCGTTGGCCTGGCTGTGAATTATTTATCATGGGTGGTTTAGCAGCATTGCAAGTGGGTCCAACAGCTAGAAATTTATCCGGTGCAAGAATGGCCTGTGAGAAAATCGTTCCCGCCATTGTTAAGCCCAGTGTAGCTTTTTCACCTAGTATTACTGAAGTCAAAGCCAGCTAA
- a CDS encoding DUF3352 domain-containing protein, whose translation MALPIVSGVMKKKKKPSLVLTLSAAGLLIGAGSAAYWFFTQGQPFSRDLPVGANIIPQDALFAVSLTTDTQHWKKLREFGTPETQKELDKNLIQLQQRLLTNNGYNFEKDIQPWVGDEVTIAVLAPPVGNAPTKPVATDADTSEQSMVMVLPIRNPEVAKSILAQPKPLKQGKWIERTYQGIPIKQTEGQAGEKLSAALIDQRFIVITDNAKTTERTIDAYKNKASLATLGGFAVNFSKTAGYQPFAQFYVNVPIAAKIATTAPNRRLPAQVLTQLQNNQGLAGTITLEPQGIRLKGVSWLNPNSKRVLAVENKAGSMQNRLPSETLMMWSGSNLKRLWADYVSTSRGNPFSPIKPEQLRQSVKSLTNLDLDQDFLSWMQGEFSVAVIPNTPKDATPDNFRAGLVFMVKASDAKGNLRQSAETALQSLDDVVKNQYQFKVESASVAGKPVVNWISPFGTLTATHGWLDGDVLFFVLGAPISYKIVPKPGNTLASTLSFQQTISKESNPAKGLFFLDMERTVKSFTLNTASPSQQALLAAIRTIGVTTAVNDNRSQQYDIFLELKKNK comes from the coding sequence ATGGCACTACCTATTGTGTCTGGTGTGATGAAGAAAAAAAAGAAACCGTCTTTGGTGCTGACGCTATCAGCTGCTGGGTTATTGATTGGTGCGGGGAGTGCTGCATATTGGTTTTTTACCCAGGGACAACCATTTTCTAGAGATTTGCCAGTTGGTGCCAATATTATTCCTCAAGATGCCTTGTTTGCAGTTTCCTTGACAACGGATACTCAACACTGGAAAAAGTTACGGGAGTTTGGGACACCAGAAACTCAAAAGGAACTGGATAAAAATTTAATACAGCTGCAACAACGCTTGTTGACTAATAATGGTTACAACTTCGAGAAAGATATTCAACCCTGGGTTGGAGATGAAGTGACGATAGCCGTTTTGGCTCCTCCAGTGGGGAATGCTCCAACCAAGCCAGTAGCGACTGATGCTGATACTTCTGAGCAGTCAATGGTGATGGTGCTGCCGATCAGAAATCCAGAAGTAGCCAAAAGTATTTTGGCACAACCTAAACCACTTAAACAAGGTAAATGGATTGAGCGCACTTATCAAGGAATTCCGATTAAACAAACTGAAGGACAAGCTGGGGAAAAGCTGTCCGCCGCATTAATAGATCAGCGTTTTATTGTGATTACAGATAATGCTAAAACGACAGAAAGGACGATTGATGCCTATAAAAATAAAGCATCTTTAGCCACATTAGGAGGCTTTGCCGTAAATTTCTCAAAAACTGCTGGTTATCAACCTTTTGCTCAATTTTATGTAAATGTACCGATAGCTGCCAAAATAGCGACTACGGCTCCTAATCGGCGTTTACCTGCTCAGGTGCTGACGCAACTCCAGAATAACCAAGGTTTGGCGGGAACTATCACTTTAGAACCACAAGGAATCCGTTTAAAAGGTGTTTCTTGGTTAAACCCCAATAGTAAGCGCGTGCTGGCAGTAGAAAATAAAGCCGGAAGTATGCAAAATCGCCTCCCCAGCGAAACCTTAATGATGTGGTCTGGTAGTAATTTAAAGCGTTTATGGGCAGACTACGTTTCTACTTCTAGGGGAAATCCTTTCTCACCTATCAAGCCTGAACAACTGCGACAGAGTGTAAAATCTTTAACAAATTTGGATTTAGATCAAGATTTTCTAAGTTGGATGCAAGGGGAATTTTCAGTTGCAGTCATTCCTAATACTCCAAAAGATGCTACACCAGATAATTTTCGGGCGGGTTTAGTGTTTATGGTTAAGGCCAGTGATGCTAAGGGCAATTTACGTCAATCTGCTGAAACTGCTTTACAAAGTCTTGATGATGTGGTTAAAAATCAATACCAGTTTAAAGTTGAGTCAGCTAGTGTTGCAGGTAAACCTGTTGTTAACTGGATTTCACCTTTTGGGACTTTAACTGCTACTCATGGTTGGTTAGATGGAGATGTGCTTTTCTTCGTCTTGGGCGCTCCGATCAGCTATAAGATCGTTCCCAAACCTGGCAATACACTAGCCAGCACTCTCTCTTTTCAACAAACGATTTCTAAAGAGTCGAATCCAGCTAAGGGTTTATTTTTCTTAGATATGGAACGGACGGTTAAAAGTTTTACTCTCAATACTGCGTCTCCCAGTCAACAAGCTTTACTGGCTGCAATACGAACAATAGGGGTGACAACTGCTGTCAACGATAATCGTAGTCAGCAATATGACATTTTTTTGGAACTGAAAAAAAATAAATAA
- the hisI gene encoding phosphoribosyl-AMP cyclohydrolase codes for MMEKIIKNLKFNEQGLIPAIAQDYRDGTVLMMAWMNAESIQKTLATGEAHYWSRSRSELWHKGAKSGHIQKVKELFYDCDGDTILMKIDQIGDIACHTGARSCFFNAVEILPAQS; via the coding sequence ATGATGGAAAAAATAATAAAAAACTTGAAATTCAACGAGCAAGGTTTAATTCCCGCCATAGCTCAAGATTACCGTGATGGTACTGTGTTGATGATGGCTTGGATGAACGCAGAATCAATTCAAAAAACCCTAGCGACAGGAGAAGCTCATTATTGGAGTCGTTCCCGTTCTGAATTATGGCATAAAGGGGCAAAATCTGGACATATTCAAAAAGTCAAAGAGCTTTTTTATGACTGTGATGGTGATACAATTCTGATGAAAATTGATCAAATTGGTGATATTGCCTGTCATACTGGAGCAAGAAGTTGTTTTTTTAATGCTGTGGAAATTTTACCTGCTCAATCTTAA
- the folE gene encoding GTP cyclohydrolase I FolE, whose product MTLSIRPDLNSAAQVVSSLSTQQQPTVTEAEMMQAVRTLLIGLGENPDREGLKDTPKRVVKALQFLTKGYHESLDELLNGAVFTESADEMVLVRDIDIFSSCEHHILPVIGRAHVAYIPNGKVIGLSKIARICEMYARRLQVQERLTLQIADALQGLLKPKGVAVVIEATHMCMVMRGVQKPGSWTVTSAMRGVFSEDARTREEFMNLIRHNANFH is encoded by the coding sequence ATGACTTTATCCATTCGTCCCGATCTCAATTCTGCTGCTCAAGTTGTGTCATCTTTATCAACTCAGCAACAACCCACTGTAACAGAAGCAGAAATGATGCAAGCTGTACGAACCTTGCTGATTGGACTAGGAGAAAATCCTGACCGGGAAGGGTTGAAAGATACTCCTAAAAGAGTCGTCAAAGCCTTGCAATTTCTCACCAAGGGATATCATGAATCCTTGGATGAATTGTTAAATGGAGCAGTGTTTACAGAGAGTGCTGATGAAATGGTGTTAGTTCGGGATATTGACATTTTCAGTTCCTGTGAACATCATATTTTGCCAGTTATTGGCCGCGCTCATGTAGCTTATATTCCTAATGGTAAAGTCATTGGTTTATCAAAAATTGCCCGCATTTGTGAAATGTATGCAAGACGTTTGCAAGTGCAAGAACGTCTAACTTTACAAATTGCAGATGCACTGCAAGGATTACTCAAACCCAAAGGTGTTGCAGTAGTGATAGAAGCAACTCATATGTGTATGGTGATGCGCGGTGTACAAAAACCCGGTTCTTGGACAGTCACCAGTGCAATGCGTGGTGTATTTTCAGAAGATGCACGCACCCGCGAAGAATTTATGAATTTGATTCGACACAATGCTAATTTTCACTAA
- a CDS encoding metallophosphatase — MWVILSGIEGNLAAYEAVMADIKRQRYVDALYILGDLVGPNKECEKLVERVKSPRRGELEPMICKGWWEEQCFILHGLGPTGEAPDLLEKYGGDTVEMLWECVSRPTVQWLRNLDFGFFELDCLLIHGSTVGVSEELTPETPPIQMLDRLSRMQANNLFCGRSGLTFQYQLQGGSVTSEITTLDRQISSQIMTVTPRQVIGVGNVGRTPGQATYTIYNPNNNKVEFKTVYYGNSKGFKGHESK, encoded by the coding sequence ATGTGGGTTATTTTGAGTGGAATTGAAGGTAATTTAGCAGCTTATGAAGCTGTGATGGCAGATATTAAGCGTCAACGTTATGTAGATGCTTTATATATTTTGGGTGATTTAGTTGGACCAAATAAAGAATGTGAAAAACTGGTAGAAAGGGTAAAGTCTCCCCGTCGTGGTGAGTTAGAACCAATGATTTGTAAAGGTTGGTGGGAAGAACAATGTTTTATTTTGCATGGTTTGGGACCAACTGGAGAAGCTCCTGATTTGTTGGAAAAATATGGAGGTGATACTGTAGAAATGCTCTGGGAATGTGTTTCTCGTCCCACTGTACAATGGTTGAGAAATTTGGACTTTGGTTTTTTTGAGTTAGATTGTTTATTAATTCATGGTTCAACGGTAGGTGTGAGTGAGGAACTTACTCCAGAAACTCCCCCGATTCAAATGTTAGATAGACTGTCAAGAATGCAAGCAAATAATTTGTTTTGTGGTCGTTCTGGTTTAACTTTTCAATATCAGTTACAAGGTGGTTCTGTCACGAGTGAAATTACAACTCTTGACCGCCAAATTTCTTCGCAAATAATGACTGTTACACCCCGTCAAGTGATTGGGGTGGGAAATGTGGGACGTACTCCCGGTCAAGCTACCTATACTATCTATAATCCTAATAATAATAAAGTGGAATTTAAAACTGTTTATTATGGGAATAGTAAGGGATTTAAAGGGCATGAGAGTAAATAA
- the hemB gene encoding porphobilinogen synthase: MLSANSNTDQSLNLVHRPRRLRRTETLRKMVRETTLTVDDLIYPMFVMEGEGQKVEIASMPGCYRFSLDLLLKEISEVSQLGIGAVALFPVIPENQKDDTGTESYNSEGLVQETVKAIKKTVPEIIVITDVALDPFTTHGHDGLVDENGVILNDPTVEVLVKMALSQAQAGADFVAPSDMMDGRVGAIRKALDAEGYINVGILAYSAKYASAYYGPFRDALDSAPKFGDKKTYQMDAGNSKEALKEVELDIAEGADIVMVKPALAYLDIIHQVTINTNLPVAAYNVSGEYAMIKAAAANGWIDEKKVILETLTSMKRAGADLILTYFAKEVALMLM; the protein is encoded by the coding sequence ATGCTGTCTGCAAATTCAAATACTGATCAGTCATTAAATTTGGTTCACCGTCCCCGTCGTCTGCGTCGAACGGAAACCCTACGGAAAATGGTCAGGGAAACGACACTCACAGTAGATGACCTGATCTATCCGATGTTTGTGATGGAAGGGGAAGGACAAAAAGTAGAAATCGCTTCCATGCCGGGATGTTATCGTTTTTCTTTGGATCTACTGCTGAAAGAAATTTCAGAAGTGTCACAATTGGGAATTGGTGCTGTTGCACTTTTTCCAGTTATCCCAGAAAACCAAAAAGACGACACAGGTACAGAAAGCTACAACTCAGAAGGTTTAGTACAGGAAACTGTCAAAGCTATTAAAAAAACAGTTCCCGAAATCATCGTGATTACCGATGTTGCCCTTGACCCCTTCACCACACATGGTCATGATGGTTTAGTCGATGAAAACGGTGTTATTTTGAACGACCCCACCGTTGAAGTGTTGGTAAAAATGGCACTTTCCCAAGCTCAAGCCGGCGCTGATTTTGTCGCTCCATCTGACATGATGGATGGTAGAGTCGGGGCAATTCGTAAAGCTTTAGACGCAGAAGGTTATATCAATGTCGGTATTTTGGCATACTCAGCAAAATACGCCTCAGCCTATTATGGACCATTCCGGGATGCTTTAGATTCAGCCCCCAAATTTGGCGACAAAAAAACCTATCAAATGGATGCTGGTAATAGCAAAGAAGCTTTAAAAGAAGTCGAATTAGATATAGCCGAAGGTGCAGATATAGTCATGGTGAAACCTGCCCTAGCTTATCTCGATATTATCCATCAAGTCACAATCAATACTAATTTACCAGTTGCAGCATACAACGTTAGCGGCGAGTACGCAATGATCAAAGCCGCAGCCGCTAATGGTTGGATAGATGAGAAAAAGGTGATTTTAGAAACTTTAACCAGTATGAAACGGGCTGGTGCTGATTTAATTTTAACTTACTTCGCTAAAGAAGTCGCTTTGATGTTGATGTAA
- a CDS encoding CobW family GTP-binding protein has translation MSQLTAPISSLNIDIPKQGMPVSIITGFLGSGKTTLLNQILQNKQDLKVAVLVNEFGDINIDSQLLVTVDKDMVELSNGCICCTINDGLVDAVYRVLEREERIDYLVIETTGVADPLPIILTFLGTELRDLTNLDSIITVVDAETFNEEHFQSEAALQQITYGDIILLNKTDLVNRDKLEEVENFIRDVKSGARILHTQYGQVALPLILDVGLTPKDEYITDDVEDTHEHEHHHHDHENHENHEHHEHHHHEHENHEHHHHNHENHDHHSHHLENDGFVSISFQSDQPFDVNKFENFLTEEMPQNVFRAKGILWFSDSELRHIFQLSGPRYSLHADEWQTSPKNQVVFIGRKLDKNEIYTKLNNSLL, from the coding sequence ATGAGTCAATTAACAGCACCAATATCAAGCCTAAACATAGATATTCCCAAACAAGGAATGCCTGTTAGTATCATTACCGGATTTTTAGGAAGTGGAAAAACCACACTTTTAAATCAAATTCTGCAAAATAAACAAGATTTAAAAGTTGCAGTTCTTGTCAATGAATTTGGTGATATTAATATTGATAGTCAATTGCTAGTTACTGTAGATAAAGATATGGTAGAACTCAGCAATGGTTGTATATGCTGTACCATTAATGATGGTTTAGTTGATGCAGTGTATAGAGTTTTAGAACGAGAAGAACGTATTGATTATCTAGTCATTGAAACCACGGGAGTAGCTGACCCATTACCAATAATTTTAACTTTTCTAGGGACAGAACTTAGAGATTTAACAAACCTAGATTCCATTATTACTGTTGTAGATGCAGAGACATTTAATGAAGAACATTTTCAGAGTGAAGCAGCTTTACAACAGATTACCTATGGAGATATTATTCTCCTGAATAAAACCGACCTTGTTAACCGAGACAAACTGGAAGAAGTAGAAAATTTTATCCGTGATGTAAAAAGCGGAGCGAGAATTTTACATACTCAATATGGTCAAGTCGCTTTACCTCTAATTTTAGATGTGGGTTTAACACCAAAAGATGAGTATATTACCGATGATGTAGAAGATACTCACGAACATGAACACCATCATCATGATCATGAAAATCATGAAAATCATGAACATCATGAACATCACCACCATGAGCATGAAAATCATGAACATCATCACCATAACCATGAAAATCATGATCATCACTCCCATCATTTAGAAAATGATGGCTTTGTGTCAATCTCTTTTCAATCAGATCAACCATTTGACGTGAATAAATTTGAGAATTTTCTCACTGAAGAAATGCCACAGAACGTATTTCGAGCCAAGGGCATTTTATGGTTTAGTGATAGTGAGTTGCGCCATATTTTTCAACTGAGTGGACCCCGTTACAGCTTACACGCTGATGAATGGCAAACTTCACCTAAAAATCAGGTAGTTTTCATTGGTAGAAAATTGGATAAAAACGAAATTTATACAAAACTTAATAATAGTTTGCTATGA
- a CDS encoding NupC/NupG family nucleoside CNT transporter, whose amino-acid sequence MERAISALGILVFIGISYALSVNRHAVRWRTVAWGLGLEFLLALVILKTSWGLNLFKSLGDIIGNFLAFSDVGAKFVFGENFKDHLFAFQVLPTIIFFSAFISVLYHYGIVQRIVSSLAWVMMKTMKTTGAESLSCAGNIFLGPTEAALMVKPYVANMTQSELFAVMTGGFATIAGGVLGAYLSFGIPAEHLIAAFFMTAPTSLIVSKLLYPETEVSETAGKISVETKSNSVNVIDAATTGALDGVKLAVNVGVMIIAFLGLLAAVNALLGWLGALVGLPQLSLEWMLYFIMAPVAWLMGIPWADCGKIGALLGKKTILNEFVAYLDLGEMIKQQQISQRAAIITTYALCNFANIGTIGITIGSMTAMAPNRQNDLARMGFKSMIGGLLASFITAGIAGMLV is encoded by the coding sequence ATGGAACGGGCTATTTCGGCGCTAGGTATTTTAGTTTTTATTGGTATATCTTATGCCCTTTCTGTTAACCGTCATGCTGTGCGTTGGCGAACTGTGGCCTGGGGTTTAGGGTTAGAATTTCTTTTAGCATTGGTAATTTTGAAAACTTCCTGGGGTTTAAATCTCTTTAAGTCTTTGGGGGATATTATCGGTAATTTCTTAGCTTTTTCTGATGTAGGTGCTAAATTTGTCTTTGGCGAAAATTTCAAAGATCATTTATTTGCTTTTCAAGTTCTACCGACAATTATCTTTTTCTCTGCTTTTATCAGTGTTTTATATCACTATGGCATTGTCCAGAGGATAGTCAGTAGCTTGGCTTGGGTAATGATGAAAACCATGAAAACAACTGGTGCTGAGTCTTTATCCTGCGCTGGAAATATCTTTTTAGGTCCGACAGAAGCGGCGTTAATGGTTAAGCCCTATGTAGCAAACATGACTCAATCAGAACTATTTGCGGTGATGACTGGTGGTTTTGCTACTATTGCCGGTGGTGTACTGGGTGCTTACCTTTCTTTCGGTATTCCCGCAGAACATTTGATAGCTGCTTTTTTTATGACTGCTCCTACTTCTTTGATAGTATCAAAGTTACTCTATCCAGAAACAGAAGTATCGGAAACTGCTGGTAAAATTAGTGTGGAGACAAAGAGTAATTCTGTCAATGTCATTGATGCCGCAACGACAGGGGCGCTTGATGGTGTTAAGTTAGCGGTTAATGTCGGTGTGATGATTATTGCATTTTTGGGTTTGCTGGCTGCTGTAAATGCATTGTTAGGATGGTTGGGGGCACTTGTAGGTTTACCGCAATTATCCTTAGAGTGGATGTTATATTTTATTATGGCTCCTGTAGCTTGGTTGATGGGCATACCTTGGGCTGATTGTGGCAAAATCGGGGCTTTATTGGGTAAAAAGACGATTTTAAATGAATTTGTGGCATATTTGGATTTAGGTGAAATGATTAAGCAGCAGCAAATTTCTCAACGTGCTGCGATTATTACTACTTATGCTTTATGTAATTTTGCTAATATTGGCACAATTGGGATTACTATTGGTAGTATGACAGCTATGGCTCCTAACCGTCAAAATGATTTAGCGCGGATGGGTTTTAAATCAATGATTGGCGGATTACTTGCGAGTTTTATTACTGCTGGTATTGCGGGGATGTTGGTTTAA
- a CDS encoding chorismate lyase, with protein sequence MTTIITPTTTTLPTAWHCLDPIWQGGEEEIQKGLPHTQLAPAWQLLLLGDGSPTRHLQLLTCEPIEVDVIDMSLIGINSDNAPNLIETVPGPRLRRQVWLRTSSGKRLGYATSWWEASHVDEFLQNRSLPIWASLARIRTELYRDIRGIYYGYSAALESGFDQVGPFWGRHYLFWHHGQPLTLIYEVFSPYLTKYLGPTQLSADGE encoded by the coding sequence TTGACTACTATCATTACGCCCACAACAACTACACTGCCAACCGCTTGGCATTGCCTAGATCCTATTTGGCAAGGTGGAGAAGAGGAGATACAGAAAGGGTTGCCTCATACTCAGTTAGCACCAGCATGGCAATTGCTGCTATTGGGTGATGGTTCTCCCACCAGACACTTACAATTACTCACTTGTGAGCCAATAGAAGTGGATGTCATCGATATGTCTTTGATTGGCATAAACTCGGATAACGCCCCTAACTTAATTGAAACAGTTCCAGGTCCACGACTGCGCCGACAGGTATGGCTGCGTACTTCCTCTGGTAAAAGGTTGGGTTATGCTACTTCCTGGTGGGAAGCTAGTCATGTAGATGAATTTTTGCAAAACCGTTCATTACCAATTTGGGCGAGTTTAGCTCGTATCCGTACAGAGTTATATCGAGATATTCGAGGAATTTACTACGGTTACTCAGCCGCGCTGGAGTCAGGCTTTGATCAAGTTGGTCCTTTTTGGGGTCGTCATTATTTATTTTGGCATCATGGACAGCCTCTAACCTTAATTTATGAAGTTTTTTCACCTTATTTAACTAAATATTTGGGTCCGACACAGTTGAGTGCTGATGGTGAATGA